One segment of Peromyscus leucopus breed LL Stock chromosome 5, UCI_PerLeu_2.1, whole genome shotgun sequence DNA contains the following:
- the LOC114710601 gene encoding LOW QUALITY PROTEIN: protein inturned-like (The sequence of the model RefSeq protein was modified relative to this genomic sequence to represent the inferred CDS: inserted 3 bases in 3 codons), producing the protein MSDPAWRDSHGHSAELPGDLSSLEEEEEEDDSDAGASGLGSCSSASSDTDLEPEWLDSVQRNGELFYLELSEDEEESLLPETXNHVRFSEKEVIIEEDDSRERKKYEPKLKRLTKILKSKRLLRKHYHKKSSSDNGLVSILKHQSNQKTRVTVQQQYKDVTIYINPKKLTAIKAREQPKLLEVLVGIVHQTKWSWKRSGKQADGERLVVHGLLPGGSAMKSGQVLVGDVLVAVNDVDVTSENIERVLSCIPGPMQVKLTFENAYAVKKETTQPKKKKTQSSTNDLVKLLCGSEAEGTQHSILGTPHIIMYLTLQLQSEVSKEEQEILYYYPVSEASQKLKSVRGIFLTLCDMLESVTGMQVTSSSLHLNGKQIHVAFLKESDKLLLIGLPAEEIPLPQLRNMIEDAAQILKFMHGSLDSAFCQVENTPRLDHFFSLFFERALQPDKLHLSTNPSAQQYDAASAVLLDSLPAVRWLALPQELKVELDTVLSDLEAADFEELSEDYYDMRRLYTILGTSLFYKGYLVCSHLPKDDVVEIAAYCHHYCLLPLAAKQRIGQLIIWREVFPRHHLQPPADXDTEVFQEPEGRHFLLIVGLRHYMLCVLLEAGGCTSKATGNPGPDCIYVDQARTTLHQLEGVDSRIEEQLASSLGPCLSCADWFLAAPHEKADSLTTSPILSRLQGSTKTATSPTCRRTFFSDYSFKARKPSPSRSSGGCEPGEGGESVGNSPXTTPDAVRKQRESDGSEDSVALLKLARKKSTLPNPFHLGNSKKELSEKELEVYNTMKLTSGPDNTLFHYVALETVQGIFITPTHEEVAQLGGSVHTQLIKNFHQCCLSIRALFQQTLKEEKKKALCGAELSESADSVASLTPVKEHGVLFECSPENWTVQKKAPPVMAYWVVGRLFLHPKPQELYVCFHDSVTEIAIEMAFKLFFGLTL; encoded by the exons ATGTCGGACCCCGCGTGGCGGGACTCGCACGGGCACTCGGCCGAGCTCCCCGGAGACCTGTCCtcactggaggaggaagaggaggaagacgaCTCTGATGCCGGGGCCAGCGGCTTGGGCTCCTGCTCCTCTGCCAGCAGCGACACTGATCTGGAGCCTGAGTggctggacagtgtgcagaggaATGGAGAGCTGTTCTACCTGGAACTGagtgaagatgaggaggaaagcCTCCTTCCGGAGA TGAACCatgtcaggttcagtgagaaggAGGTCATCATTGAAGAGGatgattctagagaaagaaagaagtatgaACCCAAGCTCAAGCGCTTGACCAAGATCCTGAAAAGCAAAAGACTTTTGCGTAAGCACTACCACAAAAAGAGCAGCAGTGACAATGGGCTGGTGTCCATTCTGAAGCATCAGTCCAACCAGAAGACCAGAGTCACCGTGCAGCAGCAGTACAAGGATGTGACCATCTATATCAACCCCAAAAAGCTGACGGCCATCAAAGCCAGGGAGCAGCCCAAACTCCTGGAAGTGCTGGTGGGAATCGTCCACCAGACCAAGTGGAGTTGGAAAAGGAGCGGGAAGCAGGCCGACGGGGAGAGGCTCGTGGTGCACGGCCTGCTGCCAGGAGGCTCTGCCATGAAGAGCGGTCAGGTTCTGGTTGGTGATGTCCTTGTTGCTGTGAATGATGTAGATGTGACTTCTGAAAACATAGAGAGAGTTCTGTCTTGCATCCCTGGACCAATGCAGGTGAAGCTGACATTTGAAAATGCATATGCTGTGAAAAAGGAAACAAcccaaccaaaaaagaaaaagacccagTCGAGCACGAATGATTTGGTGAAACTTCTCTGTGGGTCAGAGGCTGAAGGCACCCAGCACAGTATCCTGGGCACCCCACACATCATCATGTACCTCACCCTGCAGCTCCAGTCAGAGGTGTCCAAGGAGGAGCAGGAAATTCTGTACTACTACCCAGTATCCGAAGCCTCTCAGAAACTCAAGAGTGTGAGGGGGATTTTTCTCACACTCTGTGACATGCTGGAAAGCGTAACTGGGATGCAAGTTACTAGCTCATCCCTCCATTTAAATGGGAAACAAATTCATGTTGCCTTCTTGAAAGAATCTGACAAGTTGTTGTTAATTGGCCTGCCTGCTGAAGAAATTCCTCTTCCCCAACTAAGGAACATGATAGAAGATGCCGCCCAAATCCTGAAGTTCATGCATGGTTCTTTAGACAGTGCCTTTTGCCAGGTTGAGAACACCCCTCGTTTGGATCATTTCTTCAGCTTGTTCTTTGAGCGAGCTCTTCAGCCTGACAAGCTGCATCTCAGCACCAACCCTAGTGCTCAGCAGTACGATGCAGCCAGCGCCGTGCTTTTAGACAGCCTCCCTGCAGTCCGTTGGCTCGCACTTCCACAGGAACTCAAGGTGGAGTTGGACACAGTGCTGAGTGACCTAGAGGCTGCAGACTTCGAAGAACTGTCTGAGGATTACTATGACATGAGGCGGCTGTACACAATTTTGGGGACTTCTCTGTTTTACAAGGGTTATTTGGTGTGCAGCCATCTACCGAAGGATGATGTTGTTGAGATTGCCGCGTACTGCCACCACTACTGCCTGCTGCCCTTAGCAGCAAAGCAAAGGATTGGCCAGCTGATAATATGGAGAGAAGTCTTCCCACGGCACCACCTCCAGCCTCCTGCAG GCGACACCGAGGTCTTCCAGGAACCCGAAGGGAGGCATTTTTTACTAATTGTTGGACTGCGACATTATATGTTGTGTGTGCTGTTAGAAGCTGGAGGCTGTACATCTAAAGCTACTGGGAATCCTGGTCCAGATTGTAtctatgtagatcaggccagAACAACTCTTCATCAGCTGGAAGGAGTAGACTCCCGCATCGAGGAGCAGCTAGCCTCATCTCTGGGGCCCTGCCTGTCTTGTGCTGACTGGTTCCTTGCTGCACCACATGAAAAGGCAGATAGTTTGACCACTTCACCCATCCTCAGTAGACTGCAGGGGTCCACCAAGACAGCGACCTCTCCAACATGCAGAAGAACCTTTTTCAGTGACTATTCCTTCAAGGCGCGGAAACCCAGTCCCTCCCGGAGCAGTGGAGGATGTGAGCCTGGTGAAGGTGGAGAAAGTGTTGGTAATAGCC CTACTACCCCAGACGCAGTACGGAAGCAAAGAGAATCCGATGGTTCAGAGGACAGCGTGGCCTTGCTTAAGCTCGCTAGAAAGAAATCGACACTTCCAAATCCATTTCATTTGGGAAATTCGAAAAAAGAACTTTCAGAAAAAGAATTGGAAGTCTATAACACaatgaagttgacctctggtccTGATAATACACTCTTCCACTATGTTGCCTTGGAAACAGTGCAGGGCATCTTCATCACCCCCACCcatgaagaggtggctcagctagGCGGTTCCGTCCACACTCAGCTAATTAAGAATTTCCATCAGTGTTGTCTTTCTATCCGTGCACTTTTCCAACAGacactgaaggaagagaaaaagaaggcacTATGTGGTGCAGAGCTTTCGGAGTCTGCAGATTCAGTGGCTTctctgacccctgtgaaagagcaTGGCGTGCTGTTTGAATGTTCACCTGAAAACTGGACAGTTCAGAAAAAAGCACCACCAGTTATGGCTTACTGGGTGGTGGGGAGGCTCTTCCTTCACCCAAAACCTCAGGAACTGTATGTCTGTTTTCATGACTCAGTCACAGAAATCGCCATTGAAATGGCATTTAAGTTGTTCTTTGGATTAACATTGTAG